A genomic window from Arthrobacter globiformis includes:
- a CDS encoding DUF4389 domain-containing protein: MAVLTVGVLLGLAAVGVLSAYRSPPWGPEGLTAALLAVGVSLLLIIVGAAGLGGGIAPGASQEADRGGNEPSELTGHLDPDLSRWLWLVKWILVIPHYIILALLWIAFLVVTVAAGFAILFTGRYPASLFQFTVGVLRWNWRVTFYAYGVLGTDHYPPFTLARSDYPAELDVAYPLKLSRWKVLFKSWLFALPQLLIVAALTGSLTSSSTASISLLSLLVCIAAVILLFTGVYRPGIFDLLMGINRWTL; this comes from the coding sequence ATGGCTGTCCTGACTGTGGGGGTCCTGCTCGGACTCGCCGCGGTGGGTGTGCTGTCGGCCTATCGTTCACCTCCGTGGGGACCGGAAGGTCTCACTGCCGCGCTACTCGCAGTCGGCGTATCCCTGCTCCTGATCATTGTGGGGGCAGCAGGCCTGGGAGGAGGGATCGCGCCCGGGGCTTCCCAGGAAGCGGACCGGGGCGGAAACGAGCCATCCGAACTTACCGGGCACCTTGACCCCGACCTTTCGCGGTGGCTCTGGCTGGTCAAGTGGATCCTGGTCATCCCCCACTACATCATCCTGGCGCTGCTGTGGATCGCGTTCCTCGTCGTGACAGTGGCAGCCGGGTTTGCGATCCTGTTCACCGGCCGATACCCGGCCTCGCTCTTCCAATTCACGGTCGGAGTCCTGCGCTGGAACTGGCGGGTGACGTTCTACGCCTATGGCGTCCTTGGAACGGATCACTATCCGCCCTTCACGCTCGCCCGCAGCGACTACCCGGCGGAATTAGATGTTGCCTACCCGCTGAAGCTTTCCCGCTGGAAGGTCCTGTTCAAGTCCTGGCTGTTCGCCCTGCCGCAATTGCTCATCGTCGCCGCCCTCACCGGAAGCCTGACATCCTCATCGACGGCGAGCATTTCGCTGCTTAGCCTGCTGGTGTGCATCGCCGCGGTCATCCTGCTCTTCACTGGCGTCTACCGTCCTGGCATCTTCGACCTGCTCATGGGCATCAACCGATGGACCCTTTGA
- a CDS encoding TetR/AcrR family transcriptional regulator: protein MSTTTQSLSPQRIPLSRERVLGCALVLADESGIAGLTIRSLAASMGTKPMSLYHYVANKEEILDGIVDAVFSEIDPPSPAGEWRKEMHERAHSVRQALKRHPWAVGLLETRTSPGPATLRHHEATLATLRAAGFSVQMTAHAYALLDSYIYGAALQEAALPFHGPDAAAEVTASIVELFSQGQYPHLVEIATEHVLKAGYDFGDEFDFGLNVILDGLARAIPGPGTDAGDQPAGM, encoded by the coding sequence ATGTCAACGACCACGCAAAGCCTGTCCCCGCAACGCATTCCGCTCAGTCGGGAAAGGGTGCTTGGCTGCGCCCTGGTCCTCGCGGATGAGTCAGGAATCGCCGGGTTGACCATCCGGTCACTGGCGGCCAGCATGGGCACGAAACCCATGTCGCTCTACCATTACGTGGCCAACAAGGAAGAGATTCTGGACGGCATCGTGGATGCCGTCTTCAGTGAAATCGATCCCCCCTCCCCTGCCGGCGAGTGGCGGAAAGAAATGCACGAAAGAGCGCACTCGGTCCGGCAGGCGCTCAAGCGCCACCCGTGGGCCGTCGGACTGCTGGAGACCCGCACCTCACCCGGCCCTGCCACCCTTCGCCACCATGAGGCGACCCTCGCCACCCTGCGGGCCGCGGGATTCTCGGTGCAGATGACAGCCCACGCCTATGCTCTGCTTGACAGTTACATCTACGGAGCCGCGCTCCAGGAAGCCGCCCTGCCGTTCCACGGCCCGGACGCCGCTGCCGAGGTGACCGCATCCATCGTCGAACTCTTCTCCCAGGGGCAGTACCCTCATCTCGTGGAGATCGCCACCGAGCACGTCCTCAAAGCCGGGTACGACTTCGGGGACGAGTTCGACTTCGGCCTGAACGTCATACTCGACGGACTCGCCCGGGCGATCCCCGGTCCCGGCACTGATGCCGGCGATCAGCCGGCCGGCATGTGA
- a CDS encoding NAD(P)-dependent alcohol dehydrogenase: MRAIVQEAYGSADVLHLAHIARPAIGEKEVLVRVHAAGLDRGTWHVTTGLPYALRMVYGIRAPKNPVPGLDLAGTVTAVGAAVTRFSVGDEVFGFGKGPFAEFAVARENKLARKPVNLTFEQASVVPVSASTALQALRAAGPVTRGQKVLILGASGGVGSYAVQLAKAAGAEVTGVCSTTKQDLVRSFGAEHVIDYTRQDFADGTEHYDLILDIAGNPTLARLRRALTRTGTAVITGGEEGGSWTGSMDRQLRALVLSPFISQRLTMVMAKQSAADLEHLRGLIEAGTLKSVIDRTYTLDQVPEAMRYFDAGKARGKIAITI, encoded by the coding sequence ATGCGGGCCATCGTGCAGGAGGCCTACGGGTCCGCCGACGTCCTGCACTTGGCACACATTGCCCGCCCGGCCATCGGCGAGAAGGAAGTTCTGGTCCGGGTGCACGCGGCGGGACTGGACCGGGGCACCTGGCATGTCACCACCGGCCTGCCCTATGCGTTACGGATGGTCTACGGGATCCGCGCCCCCAAGAACCCCGTCCCCGGGCTGGATCTTGCCGGCACCGTTACGGCAGTCGGAGCAGCAGTGACCAGGTTCTCCGTAGGGGACGAGGTCTTCGGCTTCGGAAAAGGTCCGTTCGCCGAGTTCGCTGTCGCGCGTGAAAACAAACTCGCCCGCAAACCGGTCAACCTCACTTTCGAACAGGCCTCGGTGGTCCCGGTCTCGGCCAGCACCGCCCTGCAGGCACTCCGCGCCGCGGGTCCTGTAACCCGGGGACAGAAAGTACTGATCCTGGGCGCCTCCGGCGGCGTCGGCAGCTACGCCGTGCAGCTGGCCAAGGCGGCCGGGGCCGAGGTGACCGGGGTGTGCAGTACGACCAAACAGGACCTGGTGCGCTCCTTCGGCGCTGAGCACGTCATTGACTACACACGGCAGGACTTCGCCGACGGCACCGAACACTATGACCTGATCCTGGACATCGCCGGGAACCCGACTCTCGCCCGCCTCCGCCGTGCGCTCACCCGCACCGGCACGGCCGTCATCACAGGCGGGGAAGAAGGCGGATCCTGGACCGGCAGCATGGACCGGCAGCTCCGCGCCCTGGTCCTGTCTCCGTTCATCAGCCAACGGTTGACCATGGTCATGGCCAAGCAAAGCGCAGCGGACCTCGAGCACCTTCGCGGACTCATCGAAGCCGGCACCCTCAAATCGGTCATCGACCGTACCTACACCCTGGACCAGGTCCCGGAAGCCATGCGCTACTTCGACGCCGGCAAAGCCCGCGGAAAAATCGCCATAACCATCTAA
- a CDS encoding class I SAM-dependent methyltransferase, whose product MGNESIRAAYGARAAEYTRILGSIEDAHELDRQRIRRWATGCDGKLIDAGCGPGHWTNFLYQHGATVEGVDLVPEFIENARVRFPDVPFRVASFHNLGVPNGSLHGLLAWYSLIHMPPNELSVALREIARALVGGGRLLVGFFEGAPAEPFSHAVTTAYLWSVEQARHLLNEAGFDVLEVESRQDPGNRPHAAIAATLR is encoded by the coding sequence ATGGGGAATGAATCTATCCGAGCCGCATACGGGGCACGTGCCGCCGAGTACACGCGCATTCTTGGTTCCATTGAGGACGCGCACGAGCTGGATCGGCAACGCATCCGACGTTGGGCAACGGGTTGTGACGGCAAACTCATCGACGCCGGGTGTGGTCCCGGTCACTGGACCAACTTTCTGTACCAACATGGCGCGACTGTGGAAGGGGTTGACCTTGTTCCCGAATTCATAGAGAACGCCCGAGTACGCTTTCCCGATGTGCCTTTTCGTGTTGCCTCCTTCCACAACCTGGGCGTGCCAAATGGATCACTGCACGGATTGCTGGCCTGGTACTCCCTAATTCATATGCCACCGAATGAGTTGTCCGTGGCGCTCAGAGAGATCGCTCGTGCTCTTGTAGGAGGCGGGCGGCTACTCGTTGGTTTCTTCGAGGGTGCCCCGGCGGAACCTTTTTCACACGCGGTTACAACGGCGTACCTCTGGTCTGTCGAGCAGGCGCGGCATCTGCTGAATGAAGCAGGCTTCGATGTGCTCGAAGTGGAGAGCCGCCAAGACCCCGGCAACCGGCCCCATGCCGCGATAGCGGCCACCCTTCGGTAA
- a CDS encoding DNA/RNA non-specific endonuclease, protein MDLDRAGISWRLDPRLPADQQAGERVYARNDIDRGHLVRRSSAVWGDTVAEAQLANEDTFHYTNATPQAAKFNQGMELWLGIEDYLQEHAAQYRRRVVVFTGPIFSALNPVYRGVDVPLRYFKVGQGPGGGISSRAITFGVCWCAWWFVTLSWGFPGVRA, encoded by the coding sequence ATGGACCTGGACCGGGCAGGCATCTCGTGGAGGCTGGATCCCCGGCTTCCCGCGGACCAGCAGGCGGGGGAGCGGGTCTATGCCCGGAACGACATCGACCGCGGGCACCTGGTGCGCCGCTCCTCTGCCGTCTGGGGCGACACCGTGGCTGAGGCCCAGCTCGCCAATGAGGACACCTTCCACTACACGAACGCCACCCCGCAGGCCGCCAAGTTCAACCAGGGCATGGAACTCTGGCTGGGCATCGAGGACTACCTCCAGGAACACGCCGCCCAGTACCGCAGACGCGTCGTGGTCTTCACCGGCCCGATCTTCAGCGCCCTTAATCCGGTCTACCGGGGCGTGGACGTTCCGCTGCGCTACTTCAAGGTGGGACAGGGTCCCGGGGGCGGTATTTCTTCAAGGGCCATCACCTTTGGCGTTTGTTGGTGTGCATGGTGGTTCGTAACCTTGTCATGGGGGTTCCCGGGCGTTAGGGCATGA
- a CDS encoding nucleoside deaminase, producing the protein MNETQGTTTDPVFEAAYEAAQKSLREGGIPIGAALARGGEVIASGHNVRVQNGDPIAHGEMSALRAAGRQKSYRDTTLYTTLAPCAMCTGTIIQFKIPRVVVGEARTFPGEFDLLRSRGVEVVVLNDARCVEMMRSFQDKHRELWAEDIAE; encoded by the coding sequence ATGAACGAAACTCAGGGAACCACCACAGACCCGGTTTTCGAAGCTGCATACGAAGCCGCACAAAAGAGCCTCCGGGAGGGCGGCATTCCCATCGGAGCTGCATTGGCCCGGGGCGGCGAAGTGATTGCCAGCGGACACAACGTGCGTGTCCAGAATGGCGATCCAATCGCGCACGGCGAGATGTCCGCGCTGCGAGCCGCCGGACGCCAGAAGAGTTACCGGGACACTACGCTTTACACCACCCTGGCGCCATGTGCGATGTGTACTGGGACCATTATCCAGTTCAAGATTCCGCGCGTAGTGGTGGGCGAGGCCAGGACGTTCCCAGGAGAATTCGATCTTCTGCGCTCACGCGGCGTCGAAGTGGTGGTGTTGAATGATGCCCGGTGCGTCGAGATGATGCGCTCCTTTCAGGACAAACACCGCGAACTGTGGGCCGAGGACATCGCCGAGTAA
- a CDS encoding serine hydrolase: MSPRSTTHPTTYLVRGLIASIAALVLPLSLSSFAVADDEQSSPNSFTAAVGSESPDRAIQGMSFPARGLWPKPFSPSVPTVTAPLPKPSGDPPSLAAVPSPRSSATPAVPARTKATAKTPAAPEAIPAAVPAEPLVQAAPPYGALRKQLNAIISTYPQYQLGVALIDMSDGVIHTYGVQGKFVAASTGKILAAAAYYHYAERGLLSLTAPMGGHTAAYQIHQMIQQSNNQSWALILRAIGNQRIHDYAAALGISYYRTLNELSPAETATLLYLLYTGRLISTGHANQLLSYMQHTNYETLIPAAVPPAITVFHKYGLLNGYLHDASILVQGGRAYVFVLYTLGRSTADIPARTGVIHELTHAVVEKLF; this comes from the coding sequence ATGTCTCCCCGATCGACTACCCACCCGACAACGTACCTGGTGCGCGGCCTCATCGCATCCATTGCGGCGCTGGTCCTGCCACTGTCCCTCAGCAGCTTCGCCGTGGCCGACGATGAGCAATCATCTCCTAATAGCTTCACCGCCGCAGTCGGTTCGGAGTCACCCGACCGGGCCATCCAGGGCATGTCCTTCCCGGCACGCGGCCTGTGGCCCAAGCCCTTCAGCCCGTCTGTCCCAACAGTCACCGCCCCCTTACCGAAGCCATCAGGTGACCCACCGTCGTTAGCCGCGGTCCCATCGCCGAGGTCGTCAGCAACGCCCGCGGTGCCCGCCCGGACCAAGGCCACTGCGAAGACGCCGGCGGCTCCGGAGGCCATTCCCGCTGCCGTTCCAGCTGAACCACTCGTTCAGGCCGCACCGCCCTACGGTGCTCTCCGGAAACAGCTCAACGCCATCATCAGCACCTACCCCCAATACCAGCTCGGCGTCGCCCTCATTGACATGTCGGACGGCGTCATCCACACATACGGCGTCCAGGGAAAGTTCGTAGCGGCCAGCACAGGGAAGATCCTGGCGGCGGCCGCGTACTACCACTACGCCGAACGGGGCCTCCTGTCCCTCACGGCACCGATGGGCGGCCATACCGCCGCCTACCAGATCCACCAGATGATCCAGCAGAGCAACAACCAATCCTGGGCACTAATTCTTCGCGCCATCGGCAACCAACGGATCCACGATTACGCCGCAGCCCTCGGGATTTCCTACTATAGAACCCTCAACGAGCTGTCCCCCGCGGAGACGGCAACACTGCTCTATCTGCTGTACACGGGGCGCCTGATCAGCACGGGCCACGCGAACCAATTGCTCTCCTACATGCAACACACGAACTACGAGACCCTCATCCCCGCCGCCGTTCCACCCGCCATCACCGTGTTCCACAAGTACGGGCTGCTGAACGGGTACCTGCACGACGCCAGCATCCTGGTCCAGGGCGGCCGGGCCTACGTCTTCGTGTTGTACACCCTGGGCAGGAGCACGGCGGACATTCCGGCGCGAACCGGGGTCATCCACGAACTCACCCACGCGGTTGTGGAGAAGCTGTTCTAA